A region of Micromonospora sp. WMMD882 DNA encodes the following proteins:
- a CDS encoding DUF3000 domain-containing protein, whose product MSPPIALPETFVRAVAGLRSVAPRPEIVLEEVGAPQRLAPYAFALSATVLRDGDEVTTGRLILLYDPDGHEAWQGTLRLVTYVTADLETDLAADPLLPAVGWTWLTDALEAQEAGYRALGGTVTQTMSTRFGDLAGPPAAGDVEIRASWTPLRDDLAAHLLAWCTLLASTAGLPPPGVTALPERRPAPTA is encoded by the coding sequence ATGTCCCCCCCGATCGCGCTTCCGGAGACCTTCGTCCGCGCGGTCGCCGGGCTGCGGTCGGTGGCGCCCCGCCCCGAGATCGTCCTGGAGGAGGTGGGCGCCCCGCAACGCCTCGCCCCGTACGCGTTCGCGCTCTCCGCCACCGTGCTCCGCGACGGCGACGAGGTGACCACCGGACGGCTGATCCTGCTGTACGACCCGGACGGGCACGAGGCCTGGCAGGGCACCCTGCGACTGGTCACGTACGTGACCGCGGACCTGGAGACCGACCTGGCGGCCGACCCGCTGCTACCGGCGGTCGGGTGGACCTGGTTGACCGACGCGTTGGAGGCGCAGGAGGCCGGCTACCGGGCGCTCGGCGGCACGGTCACCCAGACCATGTCGACCCGCTTCGGGGACCTGGCCGGGCCGCCCGCCGCCGGGGACGTCGAGATCCGCGCCTCGTGGACGCCGCTCCGGGACGACCTGGCCGCGCACCTGCTCGCCTGGTGCACGCTGCTCGCCTCGACGGCCGGGCTCCCGCCGCCCGGGGTCACCGCCCTGCCCGAGCGACGCCCCGCCCCCACCGCCTGA